DNA from Chionomys nivalis chromosome 11, mChiNiv1.1, whole genome shotgun sequence:
TAAAACAtccctagggggctggagagatgactcagtggttaggctGCTCTTCTATagggcctgggttcaagtcccacaCTGGCTGACTCTATGGTCTTGAGCTACCTCTCTCAGTCAGAGAAAACCCACGTGACAGGGTTCTAACGGCACTCACTGGGAGAGcccttgtgtatttctttgcaaGGAACTTGGCACGGAAAAACAGCCTAATGAATGCTTGCCATCATGATGATTAATAGCAGAAATGAGATCCAACAGGAAGAGACTGGTCAATAACTTATGATAGACAGATGCTGCATATTATGCAACGACCAAAACGTTTTCTTGGAAATTGTTGAAGAGCTCAATGAAATTgcctgaagtaaaaaaaaaaaatcttgcaaatatacatatatgtatgtatgtatgtatgcttagATGAGTATCAAAGCAGTATGCTCTGAAGCCAACGCTGACAGAAGTGACTGCCTAGCTTGTAAAAGGCTATGAGAGGCTAAGAAGAacatgaagaaaaggaaacagagtcTGCAGAGTCTAAGCTCATCTCCGTCTCCTCTCTCATTTCCACAGTGATCACGCATCCCTTCAGAGCCAGGAAAGAGAATCGATGCACACTGTGTGGGCCAGCACCGATGCGACAGGGAAGCTCAGCATTCTGTGGCCTGCTTCAAAAAGCGACAGCTCCAACCCCCACGTCCCCCACCCTCTACTATGTCTGCAGCTGGACCTTTGCGGAGGACCAGCTGCCTAGTGAAGCATTGATTTTCTTTGGTTCAAAGCAGAGTCATGCCTGGCTGTCACGTCTGCTAGGCCATCCTTGGAGACCAGTAGACAGCCTCTCTGACTCCTAGAACCTGCTCGATCACTGTGCTCAACCTTAGTTACCAAGAGCCTGGTGAGGTCGACACAGCCACACAGATGCACACTTAGAAGGAAGCCTCAATCCCAAGCTCAAGGAACTCAGCATCTGGTCAGCAGAGGGTCTGGGCCAAGCCGCAGGAGGCAGGGGTTGAGGGCTGAGTTCTTGGGCATGCCAGtgcagaggcagagaggtgagCACAGCAGTCTAGGATGCCAGTCAATCACTGTGATTGTAAGGTGTGGGTTAGGGTACCGTGCAAGTGTAAGACTGTACCTCCTCAGTACTGTTCCTTCTAAACCTTCAAAAGTCACTCTGGCCATAGGAATAAAGAGTGGACCAGGGGACTAAGATCAATCAAGATGCCAGTTacgagtcaggcagtggtggtgcacgcatttaattccagtactcaggagacagaggcaggcagatgtctatgaatttgaggccagcctgatctacaaagtgggttccaggatagtcagggctagtacacagagaaaccttgtcttgaaaaaccaaaaagatgcCACTGAGGACCTCTCTAAAAGCTTGGTTGgaaaggtgctggagagatggctcagtggctatcatttgccatttttttttaaagatttatttatttattatgtatgtaacattctgcctccacgtatgcctgcctgccagaagaggacatcagatctcattatgagatggctctgagccaccatatggttgctgggaattgaattcaggacctctgcaagagcatccagtgctcttaacctttgagccatctctccagtcctcatttGCCATTCTTGTAGAGGATGCCTGGATTTGATTCTCAACACCCTCATGGCAATTTACAATTaaccataactccagctccatatGATCTAGCAtctgcaggcaccaagcacacatatacagacaaagaaaacatacaaGTAAATTAAGCTGGGGCTGGAAAGTTGGCTCATAGGTTAAGGGTATTAACTgttcttcctgagttcaattcccagcaaccatatggtagctcacaaccatctataatgagatctggtaccctcttctggtctccaggcatacatgcaggcagaacactgtaaatgtaatagataaacaaatcttcagataaaataaaataagctgttgcttaatttaaaaataattgagctaGCAGGGATAGGGAGTGGCTCAATTGGTAgggtatttgcctagcatgcacaaatcTCTGGGTTTGGTCCTCAACACAGCATGCCAATAATCCTAGCACTAAAAatgatcaaaagttcaagacagGGTGGGCATAATGGTTCGTCAGGGAAAGGCACCTGCTGTTAAgcttgataacctgagttcaatctctggatcCCACATAATAGGAGGAGAAAACTGATGCCtgaaaattgtcttctgatctccacttgTGTGTcatggcaggcacacacacataaataaatgaaaaatatttttgaaagtttaagaTCATTCTCGGCAACAAAGCATGTTCAACACCAGCCTATTCCATACAAGACCCTATCTGGAAACACACAAAAAGCCTGAgacaactggggctggagagatggctcagagattaagagcacagactgctcctgcagaagacctgcaTTCAGTCCCAGCACACATAGCAGCTTAcaatcatctctaactccagttcagggtatccagtgccctcttctggtctctatgggtaCTGCAGGCATAtggtgtgtgagggtgtgtgtgtgtatgagtgtgtacacacattaaaaataaaaataaattaatcttaaaaaacaaaacaacagcaacaaaaacataaGACAAGAAGTCAAACAAGAAGGATAGGCTGAGGCCCATCTGGGAAGCattaaggcaggagaatcaaggtCGTTAGGAACAACCACAgtgctagaaataagccaagcccATGTTCTGCTCCCGCACCTGGTGACAACACAGGTGGAGAAGTGGGTCTGGAAAGGAGGCCCAGTTGGACCTGCTGAGCATGCAGGGCAGGAGCTGTGTCAGGACAGTCAGAGGACGCTCTGGGGATTTGGAGAGGGGGCTGGGTAAGGGTATATTTGGAAGGTATTGACCTGAggtctgtggaagtcatgggaaatagggcagagagagagaaaggggtaaGGCAAAGGACTGAATCTAAAGACACCAATGCACTGGAGAGGACAGGAAGGGGGAGCATTGAggatgaaggagaggaaggaggcagtcaTAGTAATCTTTGCTTAATAGGGATCAGGCAGGCTGAGaactgggggaggcagggggacACTGTTTAGTACTGGGAGGCCACTGCTGAGACCATTTGATCAGCCCTTAGGTGCAGTCTTCTGGCCCAGGGTCTTTTCCAGCATTTGCCCATTCTCTAGACTGTGGTGGGTAGAGAACCAACTACTCAGGTACCAACCCCCCACCCACCGCCCCAGTGGGCAAGAGTGTATGAGCCTAGATGGTAGCTGGGTTCCCAGGGGTGAGGCTGAGTGCTGTCCTTTGGGTGGGTGTGCCTCAGGACCTCTGTGTAGAGGGACAGTCCAAATGAAGTTTTCTCAAGCTCAGGGAACCCTAGGGTGGAGTCCTGCCATCTGCTGAGAAACAGAGCCACCTAGTGGACAGAAGATGCCAGACTCCTCCAGGTCCAGGcttgctcccacccccaccccccgcccccactAGGCAAAGAGACAGCAGGACACCTTGGTGCATGAGCTGAGGTTGGCTCTGACAACGGAGAAGTAGGTAGGTTAGAATTTTACTGGAAACCCGCTCAGCCTCACAGGACTGACAAACACAAGCTCCTGACCTAGACTATAGACTAGATTGGGTTCTATTAATAGGTGTTTGTATGTGGTTTATTtataacagagaaaataaaagaaggctTGAGACTTCCATGTTTGGGTTCCTCCTGATCTCCTGAGATCCCTAGGCCTCCCGGAGTAGCATTTGTTCCCAGTGAGGTGACTTGCAGACGTAGGGGCAGTTCACAGCGGCATCAGCAGCACAGATCCTCTACATCCTCAATCCGAAACTCATATCATGGCAAAGAAAGGATCTACGGCTGCCACACACCCAAGAGGCCCCAGATTCCAGAGTGTCTATGAATGGTCACACCCACCTGCCTGGTGCTTATGGCTGAGTCAGTAGCTTTGCACCGAGGGCAACAGTGAGGAAtgagctcacctcaaactcactgtgtggtCAACAACTTTTAactgattcttctgcctttgcctcccaagtgctggattcaCAGGGGGTGCCACTCATTTacttggtgctggggactgaacctaagGATTCAtggatgctaggcaagcagtctatcaTTGAGCTAAGTCCTCAACCTTAACTGTGACCTCCTTAAACAACACAGCAGGCTGCACTGTCTCCCCAACTGTTGGTTCAGCAAAGTGagctttcatatatatgtatatatatggtttATTAAAATAGTCTCATATatcccgggctggccttgaactctgaccaGGATTAAAGTGTACAACATGTCAGACTAAATaatgtaactttaaaaagtatttgtcttattattattaattatgtgtatgtgtgggtctgtgcatgtgagtgcaggtgcctatggaggccagagacattAGAttacactggagttacaggcagttgtgagttatctgatatgggtgctgggaattgaactcaggtacttattctaactgctgagccatctctctgggccaATGTGGCTTCTTAAGAGCAAGTGGCTAGAACTCAATAGTTTAGTCCTTacccagcatgtgcaaggccctgggtttgatccctggcaccacAAAATATATCCTTCACTTCTTATTACACAAGGATTCATGCACaacatacaaaaaatattttagaaaacttgCTAACAACTTGGAAAGTGAAAATCCGTTATGAAAACCTATATCCAGTCAGTATGTTCTATCAAGTGGGTGCAGGCCAAGGGTACGGCACagtttagcatgtgtgaggccccagGGCTGCTCCTCAATACCACATAAACCATTTTTTTCCTACTAACAGTTCAGGATGTATCCCAACGTCTTTTCTATATGCATACATGATTGAATGTATGTGGCAGGGTACATGTGCTGGGTGCTGCCTATTCTGACATGGTCCCACAGCTTCTTTACTTTTTCGTGCCTCCACCTCTTGTCACCCAGCCCTGTCTCACTGCCCTAGTTTTCTGAGCGTCTTGTTGGAGCGTCTGCTTATTGTCTCTTCCCCACTAGGGACATTTGTACAGAGACTCAGAGACTCAGGATCatatgggaggaaaggaagacccTGGGAACTCAGACGTCTGAAGTTTTCTGGCTTTGGAGCTAGGAGAGGAAAACACAGACCAGCGATGGCAGAGCAAAGGACTCCTCCAAGAGACAGTGGAAAGGTAGGACAGACTACATACACACTTGGCCTTGGTGCTGGTGAGCACGCAGCACACTTGAGCAGGCAGGCACGCCTGGGCAGGCTGAGTATGAGACACACATAGTCCCACACCGCTCTGAGTTAGCAGAGGTCCCCTGGAGATTTCTGGCGAGCTGACTGGGCTACATCCAGCACCAGCGCTAGGGAAGCAGACCCTGTATCAGGGCCGAGCCCACAACATGTAGGATAGATAGCCAGGCAGCCCAATGTGCTGGACCTGCTTCCCCTGCAAGCAGCCTCAGCACAGCAAGCACACTCTGCTCTGGTGGCTGCCCCTGCCTGGACTTGCCATGGGTCACTCAGGTATCCTGTAGCCAAAATCCCAACGAAGCGTGAGAACGACAGAGAAGGAGCGCGAGGAGATGCTGCTCAGAACGCTGTGCTACAGTGTCAGGCCGAGCTTTCAGACAGGGAGAGCCTCCAGAAGCAGCCAAGGGAGCTGCCCAGCAGCCTCGTCAGCGAGGAGCAGGTTTGACTCCTGGGCACCTCTGTGTGGCCAAAGGCAATGAGTTCTGCTTCCAAACCATTGCCTGTCAAATGGAAGTCACACGAGCAACAGCTGGCGACTGTCAAATGGTGTGCGCCGGTCCCTGGGCATAGCCCCTGCTGCTCAATAAACACTCGTGGGACTTTGGACCATGAGGATCCTCAGAACTCCCTTGGTTATATGAAGACATCAGGCCCCTTGAGCTATCCCTTCCTGCTGGTGCCAGGCTGGCCAGTCACTGCACAGCGGTGCCACACAGGGACAATGCTGTCAAGAATACACagagcagggggctggagagatggctcagtggttaggagcattgcctgctcttccaaaggtcctgagttcaattcccagcaaccacatggtggctcacaaccatctgtaatggggtctagtgccctcttctggcctgcaggcgtacacgcaaacagaatattgtatacataataaataaatattaaaaaaaaaaaaagaatacacagaGCAGCTCCCTGCCCCTGAACGAGGAGAGGGCAGGGCTCAGACCCTCTGAAGTTACACAGGCTCCCAGACATGACTATCTCCTTCCTCCAGGCCTGGGAAGGGATCTACCATGATTCCCACCTGAGGATGGggatgggacagaggggaggctGTCTGTGGATGAGGGGAAACAACGGCCTCGATTCTCTTGCCTAGACTCCCAGATCACCCATTCAGCTCTGTGAAGACCCACTGCTAAGTGCACTGGGGAGGGCTTGACTGGCGCCTGGCCCTTGACTCACCCTGGTCGATGGAGTGCTGTGGCAGCCGGCTGAGCTGGCTGCTCACGACCCCCGCGTAGGTGCGCAGGAATTCTTCCTCGCTGGCGGTCAGCTGCAGGGTGAGAGTGCTGTGGTGAGGGGAGCACGTACCTGGTTCCCAAAGACACCCTACCTGATCCCACTAGTACCTCCCTTCGTGCTCCTTGCCCTCCATTCCTGGGGTGGCCGCCAGTCTCCCAGCAATCCCTCCCGGCTTCCACCCTGAAAACCAGGTCCCTGAAGTTCACATGTCCTGCCACTTTGACTCTAGATCTCTGTCTCTTCTGGTAGAGAGCAGGTATGAAAGCCAGGCCCTGGCCAGCCGACCAGCCATTCCAAATCCTCCCATTTCTTTTCAAACACGTCCCTGCACGTGTTTGTCTACTGCCCTCCTCCGTTGCCACCCTGCCCAGGTGCTCCTCACTTGCTCCCAGGAGAGAAGCCTCTCTGAGGTCACTGAGGGTCAGAAAGGAAGATTAAAATCCCCATAGTCCCTGGCTGAAAATCAACAATGAAGTGGAAAGGTTCTCTCTTAGCATGTCCCCCAACACTGGACATGCAGGGCTCTGTGTaggggagcctgaactggccccTGCTGCCTTGTCCCTCCTTCAGGGCGGCAGGCACCCAGATGCTTGACACCCTACAGGCACTCACATTTGACCCCATCTTCCTCAGCATGAGCAGCACGCGGACCTTCTGTTGAATGTACATCTCCTCCGGGCTCTTACCGGGTGCTCCCTCGCGGTTCATCCCCCTGGTCCAGCTCTGGGGACTCCTGCAAGGAGAGGGGCAGCATTACAGAGAAAATGCCAGGATGAGATCATTCTAATACTGACACCTTTCTTCAGTCACCTCCCCAGTAGGGGCCCCCTCCCGACAGCACGGAAGTCACAGAAGAGGCGGGGGGTCCAGACCACCTCCTGACCGAGGCCCAGGCAGCACGGCTGAGGAGCACTCATTCTAGAGAATAGGCTGCAGGGGACAGCCACGGTTTCTCCTATGAGCCACAGGGGAAATGAGGCATGAAGTTCCAAGACTTCTAGGTTTTCAACACAGACAACATGAGTGAGAAGTAAAAGGAATTGGTCAGAGGCGACTAGCTGGGGCCTTTGGCACAGGAAACTGTGAGATCAATGACAGCACCCACAGCAGCGACGGCACCCTGTGCAAAAGCCCCTACCAAACTCAAGAGGCCAACTCCTGGGCAAGGCACCGAGGACTCCCTCTATGGGGGTGGCTGGTCCAGGGCTATGGAGCAGAGGCACTGATAGGGCTGCTACTGCCACCCCCACAAACCCACCCACCTGTTAGAGGTAGCTCCTGAAGACAGCTGTAAAGGCCAGCGGCTGTGTCCAGGTGTCTCTGGCCTGAGCTACAGCCAGCCCCAGAAAGAGAAGCCCGGAGCCTCCTCCAGCAGAaggagctggggga
Protein-coding regions in this window:
- the Ctnnbip1 gene encoding beta-catenin-interacting protein 1 yields the protein MNREGAPGKSPEEMYIQQKVRVLLMLRKMGSNLTASEEEFLRTYAGVVSSQLSRLPQHSIDQGAEDVVMAFSRSETEDRRQ